The genomic region GGACTGACATCGAGGCCAAgttgggcggcgagcagcGCCCTTCATGTGCCGGTGGAATGCTCGGGCGAGCTTCGCGGCTGGCGTGCCTCGAATGGAGGCTGTGTCATGAAACAAATTCATGCTTGCGGGCGATCAAGTTTGTCTCTGTTTCCACGTACCTTGGTCCCGCGACTAGCCCGAAAAGCAATCACTGTCCGCGTGAGTCACCTGGCACAATCGCCCCCCTTGTTCGTCAACCCGGCAGATATCACGCGTCCGACTGCCAGTGGACGGTTCCCTCCATCAGCCATGGGGATAGGAGGTTGCCCCGAGGACTGGCCCGGATCCGCTTCAACATCGCGAAGCCTGGGACCGTCCACTGCCTCGGTTGCACCGTGCTACTGATGATCATGTCGAGCCGATCGAGCTATGGGTGCTACGCACGTCGTCCAGTTCGGTACATCCAAGCTCCTGCTTTGTGGGGTTGTATTGGCGCACCGTCTAGAGAGATCACCATTGCCCACAAGAAACGGTCGCGGGACCTACGGAGAGTTTATGACGCTCGATCATGGAAGCTCGAGACAGTTCAACCGGTCAAGCCACACGTTATTGTGACTAGGACCACCTCATCTCGGGCCCAAAGTTTTTCTCGGGTCAATTCATCGCTAAATTCGAGGGCCTCGGGGGTGCAACACAGAGCCAGTTCTAAGTGTCCCGGGTCAGGAATAGATAGGCCTGGGAGCTCATCACACTGGCGGCAACTCCAGATCTCACCCACCCCGATCAGCCGAACTGTCCTCCCTTCCCAACAAATGTTCCATTGCTCCACGTGAGGGAATGCGAGGCTCGTGAGGCTTGGTCGCATTCCCAAAGCTGAATTGTGCTGACCTCATCAAGTCCCCGGAGGCCGGAGCAGTCTAGTCCGTTAGGCTCCGGGAACGCCGCGGCCCTCAGCCACAGGGCATTCTGAGTTCACACATTATATGGGGAGTAATAAATATCCAGGTATCCGGAAGCCTGGTTTGAATTAACTTTCTAGAGCTGAGGCTAGAGGGCCAGAGCTTCTTTCCCTCGCATTCCTACGCTCCTGGTGCAGCCTCCCGAGGGTGTAAACAACGTCAACACCATGAATCGCACCCCTGCCCCTCTCATGTCTTCTTCCTGTCCCCTTAGTCTTCCCGAAGGGCTATCTGAGTGTGCGCACATTGCCCGCATAAGCATGATCGTGCTAATCTGCTGTGgggtcaaggaggcgcaTTTAAGTGAACCTTATCTTCCCGAACCGTACACGGATTGGAGCTGGCTGGGCGTCACAGGTCCGCGGGAGTGTCCGCTGGAATCGGCATCACTGTTTGGGGAGGGAAGAGCAAAATGGGCACGATCAAGGTTTGATACCAGTCATGGAAGTCACTCGCGCGCACGCCCTTGAGCATcccgaggagatggagggtgCCGCCGGCAGTCCATGCCTTGCTGCAAAGGGACGTTCCTTCTTCTGGGCACGCGACTGCTCTGGAAGTTTCGCGGCACATGCTTGTGGTTGCTTCGCGGAGCGGGAGCTTGGAATTTACGTATATGCTGCAGCAGGCCGCGATGCCAGCTGGTCGGTGGGTGCACTGGCCGGCTAGGTGGCGCACCACATCGACACCGTCGACCTCAGCAGCGGACACACGGCTGACAATTTCCTCGCCCGCAACCCACAAACCTGACATTCAGCCACCATCCCATCAAGCCTCAACTAAAAAGACACGCAAGTGCATCATCGCATACATGGTAGAGTGTCACTGGACTTCAAAACGCGCAGCCCACCAAGGGGAGAGCAGAGCGATCTGCAGTCCAGTGGCTGACAAGCAGCTTGCTGTTGCCACCTAGTTTATCTCTCTGACTGTGGGGTTCAGCCAACGAGATGATAAAGTGGCGAGTTACGTGACACAACGGCACGCTTTGCGATttggtcgtcgacgacgacccgGCGCCAACTCTACAACGCTGTCCAAGACCAAGGGAAAGAGAGCAGCTGGAGTTAGTGGCGGGGTTAGCAACTGAGCTGGGCCGAACGCGGGAGGGTGCAAATCCGACCTTGATTTGGTTTTAGGGGAGTCGTCGGCCTGCTGCGGAATGGGCCCTTTCGAGGAGCCGTTGGGCTATAAGCGACGGACAGCTGCCCAGATGGAAGGGTACACGATGCATGCCTCTGTACAGGGCTCTGGGTTAATAGCATTGGAAGATCGCGGAACGTGACCACAGGTGGTGCAGCCGAACGCCCAGCGGCTCGCGAGCAGGGAACCTCCGAAGACGGACAAGACGGCAGTCTGAATGTCAGCCTCCCCATACAACGGGCCGCCCTCGGTAGGACACGCGACCCGTCCTGCGGGGCGCTGCGCTTGCGCATGGCTCTAGCCACACGCTTCAACGAGGTCGCCACGAGAAGACGACGCCGTAAAAAAGAGAGAGGCAAAGGAATGAAGAAATCACAAATGTCGAGCTGGCAAAGAAAAGGTAACGCCAAACGCGAGCAGGGTCCCTCATTCTGGGATTAATGTTTAGTAAAAAATAATATGATATTCCACGTTTTGATCACGTGATGTGACGCGTTGTAGCGCGACGCGCTTTGGCCGTATATGGGTTGTATGAGCTTGTATGAGCTGTTATTAGGAAAGGTCCCGACGTGGCTTGAAGGGCCACCGCGGGTGGGAGGCCAAGGTGTGCCAAGGAAGGTTGGGTGGGATGACCACTACTCTGAACTCTGAACCAACTAACCCTATAGCCCTAccactcgccgccatcgacaTCAACCAACACAGGCAATCTACTCAAACTTCTCAATCCACATCCACCTCACTCTTACCCCACTACCCTCTTACATACACTAATCATGGTGAGCGTCCTTCCCATCCTCTCTCCAATTCTGGgtggcgcgccgcgcggcgtGGAACGCGTCATTCCAGACAGTGCCCTCCACGTCGCACCTGCCAGTGCCCACAATCTCATCGCCACCTCTCGCGACAGATACTGACACCTACAGGacaagatcaaggaggTACGTTTGCACGCCGGTGCCTAGCCTCGTGACGCGATGCCTCAAGTTTATGCTTGGGCCCGAGATGCCTTTCGTTGCGAGCTTGACACTGCATCGCAGCACGTACGTGCGTTAACCTCAGCGTTTTGCCCTTCTCGGCCAGAAGatcgaggctgccgagggCCGCGCCGAGACCGCAGAGGCCGAGAACAAGAAGGTGCGTGTCCGCCCTGGAAAGCACACTGATGGCAGCTCGACCAGACAgtgcttgagcgcgaccAGGAGATTGCGTCGCTCCAGCACAAGCTGCagcttgccgaggccgacctcgagaaggccgaggacaaggtcaaggagctcaagggcCAGGCTGAGGAGGGTGACGCACACAAGGCGACCGGCGAGAACCTCACGCGCAAGGTGCAGctgcttgaggaggagctcgacaaggccgagaaggacctcaaggacgcgaCTGAGAAGCTCCGccaggtcgacgtcaaggccgagcacTTTGAGCGCCAGCTCCAGCGTGCCGAGCAGGAGCGGGACGAgtgggagaagaaggctgcgGTGAGTTGCGGGACGAGTGGCTGTGTGGCTTGGCGCCCGCAGGCCTACGCAAGCTGGCGGTGCGCCTGCCGTGGCACGGAGTCCACAAGACGCGACGAAGCGGTGTACTCCCGCGCACAGTAACGCGCGTGAAGTGCAACGTCATTGCGGCTATGGTAGTAGAGCTATGCTGACAATCCcaggacgccgacgagcagTACAAGCAGtcgaagcgcgagctcgacgaggtcgtctCCCAGATGGAGAGCTTGGTGAGTTGACTCGATGTACGGAACTGACAGTGCAGTAATTGCTCACTGGTTGCATGCGCACTGGTTGCAGTGCCCACGAGATAGGCCGCGCCGCGGGATCtggctggcggcggcgtgtgCTAGACAGCATGAATCGTATGATGATCACTTGCACCGCGGCGAGAGCGTGTATGCCCGAGGTGCGCGCACACAGGACCACCGAGCGTACGCGAATAACACCTACGAACCAAACAGTCTACACCGGTCCGCATGATTAACGGTCGCATACTAAGGCTACATCGTGAGATCAGAACGCCTGACCCATCAACTCCCTGCTGCGCCAGGAGATCTGGTCCAACAGCTTGGGGAGGAAGTTGGCCTCCTCTGCGCGTCAGCGAGCGCAGGCATCCGACACATCAAACACTCACCTCCGTTCATGAACACGTAAGCGTGGTACAGGAGCGCGATGAAGAGCGCGATCAGCGGCCACTTGAGCCGGTCCACGATGTCCTTGAACCCGACACCCAGGGCATCGCCTTTCCTCCACGCGCTGAGGTGCTGGCCGATTTTATCGGCCTGGAAGTACATGGGCCGCACATTGCGTGCGACAAACTCGTGTGTCTTGAGGttgctgtcgtcagcttgATGCTGTTGGATGCAGAAGATGACGCACTATACGGCGATGCTTGGGGTAGAGTACGCCTGCATCGTGATGGACACGCCAGCGCGGGACAAGGGGCGGACGTAGTCCTGGGggtcctcctcttcaccgTACGTCACGACCTCTGCACCAGTCTCGATttcctgctgtcagtggCAGTCTGATAGATAGCCGTTCTTCAGCTAGAGACGGAGGAGAGATCAACCAATGTCGTTGCCAGAGAGGCGAGAGTGTGAAGATGAATGGAAGCAGGGAAGGCAGGACAGCAGAACCCACCATTGCCGGCACAAAGTCCTCCCCGCGGGCAATCTCGATGACCTCAggctcgcccttggcgaggGGCGCAAAGTCGCTGTCATCCTCAAAAATCATGCGGTACCAAGGCTGCTGCGCTGAAACAGCGAGCGCGATCTTGGCGTCCACATCGGTGGACACGTAGATGACGACTGCGGCCTGGGGATCAGCTATCATTCACTTTGGGCTGAACCAGGTAGCTAGCGACCGACCTTGTCTTTGATCATGAGGCCAGTGAGGTTCCGGTGCAGGTCAGTGAGGTtgtctgccgtcagctggGTGCTCCACTACTAGCTGCCACAGTCTCCAACTCTGGCCATCTCGATGTTCatggtggaggaaggtgagtcAACTTACTGGATCCTTGCGCACTTCCAGCATACAACACGATCAGGTCCGTTTCACCAAACGCACGCTGGAGATTGGTCACTGGTGCGCTGGCGTGGTCCACGAGACGGAGTCTGCGATCAGCTGGACTAGTTCATACCATCTCAACCTACCGTCGTAGCAGAGGATCGGGTGAGTTGTACAGCCCCGAACAGCCGATAAGGTCTTGTGgaaggtcggcgacgggcaTGGCGATGAAGGAcggaaggaggaggattgACCAACGTTGAGAAACCCAAGGACTGGTGATGACAGAAGCGTCGAAATCTGTGACCTCCACCATGATTCAGGCGCACCAGTTGCTTTTGATCAGATGCCGGTGCCGCGAAGATTACGCGCTCCCATCATGCAAACTAATGCTCATAATGCATGCGCTCATATGACGCACAGCTTCCGGAAGGTCCGGTACGTGGTTGCAGTGCAGGCAGTATTGAGTTACAGTGCAGAGGGGCTGAGACGTACGGCGTCTGCTGTCGCCTCAGGCCGAACGTGCGCATTGACCGCCAGATGCAGTAATGTCACCCTGCAGCCCGTGCTTGGCGCTaatccaccttccctccatcTTCCCTTCTGTCAATCTTCCATCTACCCATTCCACTTTGATCATCCACCATGGTGGCAACAGAAGACGTCCCGTACAGGAAGGTTCACATTGAGGCGGGCCTCCAGCCGGACACCGTATATGCGGCTTCCCTCGCGCCGTGGCGAGATGGGCTGCGCCGCTTGATCGTCGAGTccctccgcgccgagagcgagtgGATCGCGTCTGTGCAGCGAGAGTACCGCACCAAGGGGCGGGACAAGTTCTTCTTCTGGTCTGCTGTGTTTGGCAGTGAGTCGAGTCGGATCTCTCTTATCTCTCTTTCATCCCCATCCACAGCACGCTATCCCCTCGTCCGcgaccaccacctcctccatcgcAGCCACCACCATGCACggcgctgacggcagcACACACGTTCTTTACGGCCTTCCTCCCGCTGCTCTTCTTCCTTGGGTATGCCGACAAGGCTCGCGGGTGAGTTGGCCGTTGGCGCGAGGTCTTCGGCGCCTTCCGGTGGGGAATGCGAGACGCGTCTCAAGACGCGCCTCTGCACGGGCCCCTCATGTCGTCCCATGACTGACTCCAGGTTGGTCTTTgttgtcggcctcggaaTCTACCTCTCGTGCGTTGTGAAAGATATCACATGCACACCCCGGCCGTTTGCGCCGCCTGTCACACGCCTGTGTGAGTTCCTCGTCACTTCAGTCAACTCCACTGACCAAAGCGGTGTCGACACACCACCGCGAGTATGGCTTCCCGTCGTCGCATTCGACGAACTCAATCTCCATTGCCCTCTTCCTTGGTCAGTGGCTGTGGGAGCAGCGTGAACATGTAGGTTCATCGGCCGTCGTGTTGGGCTGGATCGGTGAGTTCTTACGTTGTGTGACCTGACCCCTGTCCTCGGCTTCTACTTTGTGAGCGTTGCCGGCGGCCGCATCTACACAGGCATGCACTCGATCCCCGACATTATTGGCGGCACGCTTCTCGGCACGCTCTGCTGGGTGATCTGGGTGATCTTTGGCACCGCAATCCGCGCATGGATCGAGAGCGGCAGCCTCTCCGTCCCCATCGTCATGGTCCCACTCACGTTGGGTCTAGTGCACTACCACCCGGAGACGCCCGACGACTGCCCGTGTTTCGAGGATGCGatcgccatcctcgcggtcatcctcggcgtctCCATGGGCTGGCTGCTCAACGTCCGCGAGCCGCAGTTCAGCGTCTCCATCAACGTGTGGCGCTACGGCATCTTGTGGGCTATTCCGGCGATCGTTCTGCGCGTGGTGCTTGGCATCGGCACCATCTTCCTCTGGCGCCTTGTCATGAAGAGGACGCTCCTCACTTTGCTTCCGCCCGCGTTCCGGCTCTTCTCGAAGGTACTGGATGTGCCACTCCCCACGCGCCGGTTCTACCTTCCCGCAACGTGAGTGCTAGCACAAAAGTAACCCAGATTGCTGACCGCAGTAACTACAACGAGGCAGAGACACCTATTCGACCCATTCCCTCGTTCGCCGAGTTGGGCAACCTCCGGGAGTCCAATCCCgactcaccttcccctGCGCTCGCTCCGGTCCATCCCGTCcgttccccctcccctttCAAGCTTGAGAAGGAGGCACTGCATATGCGCCTGAGACATGCCGCCAATGGCAATGGCAGCACGTCCGGATCCGGGAACGGGAACGGCTCCTCCCctgagaaggagaaggccgtGGCCACGGAGCCCAGGCGTTCGCGCGGCCGCAAGCGGCCCACAACACACTACGATGCCGAGGGTGGGCTATAAGCTGCTTAacaagctgacatccaGTCCTCACCAAAGTGGTTGTATACACCGGCATCGGGCTCCTCGCATCTGCCCTCATCCCATCCTGCTTTCCGGCCATCGAGGCACGCTTGGGATTGCCTTGATCTTTGCCAAGGCCTGCGCCACATCAACGGATCCATCACATCACACCTGCATTCTCTACACATCCCTGCACATATCCCCTACACGTACTCTAATCTTCCGGTTTGTCTTTGCCTTCTTATGCAGAGACGCGCTCCCGCTTCCACTCTCACACCTTGAGAAGGCCGCCCAACGTCGTAGCCTAACGTCGTAGCCTGCGCCCTCCGACACTGCGACGCCGTTGTGCCGGGCGGCTTAGCCGTCACGGCTCTCGTGCTGCATTCCTACCTCCGCTGACATCTCATGCCGCAACTCGCCCACTACGGCGCCCGTCCCCACTACCTCCATCATGTGCCCTCTCCTACCAGACGACGCGCCCAACTCACTTGTGCCCTTCTGCATCACTCACGCCTGAAACATTCACTCTAAGTCTCATCTGTGCTCGTTCTTGATCCTGGCTTGTGCTCCCTCTGTGTGTCCACCTCACCGGCGCTTCTACTTCTCCAGAAATCTGTCCAACCTTTCGACTACTTCACACACTTGCCGCGTAGTCAAACAAACCCTCCCCACTTCCCGTGCAATGGTATCGCTACCATCTATCCAAGTCCACCCTCGACTACACAATATCAACCGCGACATGACTGAGGAGCAGGCCGCGAACGCGCTCAAGCCGTACATGGTAACTCCCCGGCTCTATGAGCGCTCACAGGAGGAAACGACGCTGCGTGCGATGTACGTCCAAGTAGTCATCGACACCTTCTTGTGGTGCGTCAGAGCTGTGTCAACCAGATCTATGTACTAATGCAAGCGCCGTCATCACAGTCATGGTATACACGTACTGGCGCTTCCAGGCGCAGGACCGGTTGTGGACGCGCGCTCTCGTGGTCGCAGCGACCGTAATGCTGTACGCCGTGACCAGTGAGGTCATCCCGAGCAAGCTGACACAGTCTACCTCCTCTGGTTTCTGCAATACTTTGTGAGTCCCATTATCCTCTTCCGCGCTTGCCCGTATTCTGGGC from Cutaneotrichosporon cavernicola HIS019 DNA, chromosome: 2 harbors:
- the TPM2 gene encoding uncharacterized protein (Tropomyosin like); translation: MDKIKERFALLGQKIEAAEGRAETAEAENKKLDQTVLERDQEIASLQHKLQLAEADLEKAEDKVKELKGQAEEGDAHKATGENLTRKVQLLEEELDKAEKDLKDATEKLRQVDVKAEHFERQLQRAEQERDEWEKKAADADEQYKQSKRELDEVVSQMESL
- the LCB3 gene encoding uncharacterized protein (PAP2 superfamily) gives rise to the protein MVATEDVPYRKVHIEAGLQPDTVYAASLAPWRDGLRRLIVESLRAESEWIASVQREYRTKGRDKFFFWSAVFGTHTFFTAFLPLLFFLGYADKARGLVFVVGLGIYLSCVVKDITCTPRPFAPPVTRLSVSTHHREYGFPSSHSTNSISIALFLGQWLWEQREHVGSSAVVLGWIGMHSIPDIIGGTLLGTLCWVIWVIFGTAIRAWIESGSLSVPIVMVPLTLGLVHYHPETPDDCPCFEDAIAILAVILGVSMGWLLNVREPQFSVSINVWRYGILWAIPAIVLRVVLGIGTIFLWRLVMKRTLLTLLPPAFRLFSKVLDVPLPTRRFYLPATNYNEAETPIRPIPSFAELGNLRESNPDSPSPALAPVHPVRSPSPFKLEKEALHMRLRHAANGNGSTSGSGNGNGSSPEKEKAVATEPRRSRGRKRPTTHYDAEVLTKVVVYTGIGLLASALIPSCFPAIEARLGLP